From the genome of Pelosinus fermentans DSM 17108:
TGGAAGCTGAGATGCGGGAGCGTAATATCCCTCTTTATACCCTGGAAAGTTTAAAGCCAGTTAGGGAATTTGATATAGTTGGCTTTTCCCTTCAATATGAAATGAGTTATAGCAATGTATTAAATATGTTGGATTTAGCAGGAATTCCCTTGTTTACAGCAGAACGGGATGAACACATGCCGATTATTATCGGGGGCGGACCTTGTACATTTAATGCAGAACCTGTTGCTGACTTCTTTGACTGTCTTGTTTTAGGAGAAGGCGAAGAAGTAATGGAAGACATTATTGCGGCAGTCTCATCCTGGAAAAAAGCAGGAAAAATAAATGGTAGATCAGGAATTTTAAAAAGTCTAGCTCAGATTGGTGGAGTTTATGTACCCTCGCTTTATGATGTAACGTATCATGAAAATGGTATGGTAGCCGAAGTGCTGCCTAATTGCCCCGAAGTCCCTTTGGTTGTGACCAAGCGAGTGGTAAAAGATCTGAATAAGGTAGAATACGCTACAAGACCCATTGTGCCTTTTCTAGATATTGTCCATGACCGCATTATGCTGGAATTGTTTCGGGGCTGTACCAGAGGGTGCCGTTTTTGCCAAGCGGGAGTGCTGTATCGACCAGTACGAGAACGTCGTCCAGAATTGCTCTTGAAAATGGCTAAAGAAATGGTAGACAGCACAGGATATAATGAAATATCTCTCACTTCCCTCAGTTCAGCAGATTATTCTTGTTTGCCTGATCTTGTTGACTCTTTAATGGGAGAACTAAAAGAACAGGGGGTGAGTGTGTCTTTGCCATCCCTTAGGATTGACAGTTTTTCCATTGATCTTGCACAAAAAGTGCAGCAGGTGCGAAAAAGTGGTCTGACATTTGCTCCCGAAGCAGGTTCTCAGCGTATGCGGGATGTGATCAATAAAGGAGTAACGCAAAAAAACCTAGAGGATGCTGTGAGTGCCGCTTTTCAGGCGGGATGGTCCACGGTAAAATTATATTTTATGATGGGATTACCGACAGAAACTGATGAGGATGTGCTGGGAATTGCGGATCTGGCTTACAAAGTACTGGATCTATATAAGGAAATAAAAGGACGCAGGGGAGCAAAAGTAACAGTAAGCGTATCTTGCTTTGTTCCCAAACCTCATACTCCTTTTCAATGGTTTGGTCAAGATCTTGCCAATGAATTTGAACGCAAGCAGCAATTATTAAAAGCGCGTCTTCGGGATCGAAGTATTACCTTTAATTGGCACGATGCTCGTACCAGCTTCTTAGAAGGAGCCTTTGCCCGTGGAGATAGAAGATTAGGACAAGTACTGCTGAAAGCCTGGCAAAATGGTGCCAGGTTTGACGGATGGTCAGAGTATTTTAAATATGATGTGTGGATGGATGCTTTTAAGACTTGTGAAATCGATCCCTAT
Proteins encoded in this window:
- a CDS encoding TIGR03960 family B12-binding radical SAM protein, whose protein sequence is MITLDPAMLNRVIKPARYTGNEWNSIKKDHDTVSVTVALSLPDVYEVGMSNLGLKILYQILNNREDTAAERVYAPWVDMEAEMRERNIPLYTLESLKPVREFDIVGFSLQYEMSYSNVLNMLDLAGIPLFTAERDEHMPIIIGGGPCTFNAEPVADFFDCLVLGEGEEVMEDIIAAVSSWKKAGKINGRSGILKSLAQIGGVYVPSLYDVTYHENGMVAEVLPNCPEVPLVVTKRVVKDLNKVEYATRPIVPFLDIVHDRIMLELFRGCTRGCRFCQAGVLYRPVRERRPELLLKMAKEMVDSTGYNEISLTSLSSADYSCLPDLVDSLMGELKEQGVSVSLPSLRIDSFSIDLAQKVQQVRKSGLTFAPEAGSQRMRDVINKGVTQKNLEDAVSAAFQAGWSTVKLYFMMGLPTETDEDVLGIADLAYKVLDLYKEIKGRRGAKVTVSVSCFVPKPHTPFQWFGQDLANEFERKQQLLKARLRDRSITFNWHDARTSFLEGAFARGDRRLGQVLLKAWQNGARFDGWSEYFKYDVWMDAFKTCEIDPYFYATRHRDFDEVMPWDHLSSGASKQFLQREYEQAVTEELTCDCRREHCSACGVCPGLGVEVLDWGSRA